In Massilia violaceinigra, one DNA window encodes the following:
- the earP gene encoding elongation factor P maturation arginine rhamnosyltransferase EarP codes for MSLANDPAPTLALFCRVVDNYGDIGICWRLARQLQREHGILVTLWVDDLPSFHRICPDVDPGAALQQVDGVTVRHWAGQDGMFTPADIADIVIEFFACDIPPGYITAMAQCDPRPVWFNLEGLTAEEWVEGCHTLPSSHPRLPLTKHFFFPGFTAKTGGLMREAALDDERRQFQADAPKMAAFLGQFGVTAQEMASTKVSLFCYPHAPVAALFDAWQSGAQAMTCLVPEGVAAEAVEAFLEAPASTGAARTRGALTVRVLPFVPQPDYDRLLWACDLNFVRGEDSFVRAQWAGRPFIWHIYPQDENLHHKKLRAFLQRYAAGLESLSALSLCWNGATPADPDPAPLWPAFEAALPELHARADDWQRQMLANGDLTSNLLNFAASLRSSRPG; via the coding sequence ATGTCCCTTGCTAACGATCCCGCCCCAACCCTCGCCCTGTTCTGCCGGGTCGTCGACAACTACGGCGACATCGGCATCTGCTGGCGCCTCGCGCGCCAACTCCAGCGCGAACACGGCATTCTGGTCACCTTGTGGGTGGACGACCTGCCCAGTTTCCACCGCATCTGCCCCGACGTCGATCCCGGCGCCGCCCTGCAGCAGGTCGACGGCGTGACCGTGCGCCACTGGGCGGGCCAGGATGGCATGTTCACACCCGCCGACATCGCCGACATCGTCATCGAATTTTTCGCCTGCGACATCCCGCCCGGCTACATCACGGCCATGGCCCAGTGCGATCCGCGTCCGGTCTGGTTCAACCTCGAAGGCTTGACGGCCGAAGAATGGGTCGAAGGCTGCCACACGCTGCCGTCGTCCCATCCGCGCCTGCCGCTGACGAAGCACTTCTTTTTCCCCGGCTTCACCGCCAAAACCGGCGGCCTCATGCGCGAGGCGGCGCTCGATGACGAACGCCGTCAGTTCCAGGCAGATGCGCCCAAGATGGCAGCTTTTCTAGGACAGTTCGGCGTGACGGCGCAGGAAATGGCATCGACCAAAGTCTCGCTGTTTTGCTACCCGCACGCGCCAGTGGCTGCCTTGTTCGATGCCTGGCAGAGTGGGGCGCAGGCGATGACCTGCCTGGTGCCGGAAGGCGTGGCGGCGGAAGCGGTCGAGGCCTTCCTCGAAGCCCCGGCCAGCACCGGCGCGGCGCGCACCCGTGGCGCGCTGACGGTGCGCGTGCTGCCCTTCGTGCCGCAGCCCGACTACGACCGCCTGCTGTGGGCTTGCGACCTCAATTTCGTGCGCGGGGAAGACTCCTTCGTGCGCGCCCAGTGGGCCGGCCGCCCGTTCATCTGGCATATCTACCCGCAAGATGAAAACCTGCACCACAAGAAACTGCGCGCCTTCCTGCAGCGCTACGCAGCCGGGCTGGAAAGCCTGTCCGCGCTGTCGCTGTGCTGGAATGGCGCCACGCCGGCCGATCCCGATCCGGCGCCGCTGTGGCCCGCATTTGAAGCCGCGCTGCCCGAATTGCATGCGCGCGCCGACGATTGGCAGCGCCAGATGTTGGCAAACGGCGATCTCACCAGTAATTTGCTGAACTTTGCCGCTTCGCTTAGGT